The bacterium HR17 DNA window TCGGCGATGAGCCCGTTGGGTTGCCCGTTCGTCTTGAACACGAAGGGGTGGTCGTCGGGCAAGCGCATCTGCTGCAGCGCCGGCGTGTTGACGACCCAAAGGTGACCGTCCACGCGCCGCAGAGCGACGGGCACATCAGGCGCCGCTTTGTCCAAATCCCACCGCGTCGGATAGCGTCGCTCGTCGGCAAACAGGCTTTCGTCCCAATCGTAACCGACCAAAAAGCGGGGCGCGAGGCGCCGGGCACCGGACGCAGCGTCGCGAACGATTTGCAGCAATTCCTGCAGGCTGCGGGTTTGGCTCAGGTCAAGGCGCAAACGCTTCAGCCCCATGCTGATGGGATGCATGTGGGCGTCAATGAAACCAGGCAGCACGGGGCGTTGCCGTGCGTCCCAAACGGAGGCATCGTCGGGGCGAACGATATCGCTTTGCGGGATAACCGCCGCGATGCGTTCACCGTCCAACACGATCGTCCAAAGGCGTTGTCCACCGTCGGTCAGCGGCAAGCAGGCATTGACGATGGCACGCCGTCGCTGCGATGGCAACAGCGCTCACTCCCTTCGGTGTCGGAAACGCTGCGTGGCATTGTGCCCAAAGCGGAGACGCTATAGCGTTTCAACGGTGGGCGGCGACGGCGGCGCGTTGGCGTAACGCTGCCCCGATGAACGCGGCAAACAACGGGTGCGGGCGGTTGGGACGAGACTTGAACTCAGGGTGAAATTGCGTCGCCACGAAAAAGGGGTGGTCAGGTAACTCAATGGCTTCCACCAGCTTGCCGTCAGGGGAAATGCCGCTCAGCACCAAGCCGTGTCGCTCCAACACTTCGTGATAGCGCGGGTTGACCTCGTAGCGGTGGCGGTGACGCTCGTAGACGAGGTGGGTGCCGTAAATTTCGGCGACTTTCGTGTCCGGCTTCAAAAAGCAGGGGTAAGCGCCCAAGCGCATCGTCCCACCTTTTTGCCCAACCCGTCGCTGGTCGTCCATCAGCGCGATGACAGGGTGGCGGGTCGTTTCATCAAACTCAGCGCTGTTGGCGTCCGTCAAGCCGCAGACATGGCGGGTGAACTCAATGACGGCGCATTGCAAGCCCAAACACAAGCCCAAAAACGGGACACCGTTTTCGCGGGCGTAGCGGATGGCAGCGATTTTGCCTGTAATGCCCCGATAGCCGAACCCGCCAGGGACAACAATGCCATCCACGCCGTTGAGCCATTGGGTCGCCGTCTCATCGGTCAGTTGCTCCGCATCCACCCAACGGATGTGGACTTGGACTTGGTGGGCGAAGCCGCCATGCTTAAGGGCTTCCGCGACGCTCAGGTAAGCGTCACGCAGTTGGACATACTTGCCGACCATCGCAACGGTCACGGTAGCGGTCGGGTGGCGTCCCCGCCAGACGAGTTCGTGCCAATCGCGCAAGTCAGGTTCACCGTCTGTCAAACCCAACCGCTGCATCAGCCACTTGCCCAACCCCTGCCCTTCCAAGACCAACGGCAACTCGTAGACGAAGTCGGTGTCAACGGCTTCAAAGACGGCATCCGAAGGCGTGTCGCAGAAGAGGGCAATCTTGCGCCGCATTTCGTCGGTCAAAGGCGAAGGGCAACGGCACACCAACGCATCAGGTTGAATGCCGATGCTGCGCAACTCGCGGACGCTGTGCTGTGTCGGCTTCGTCTTCAGTTCGCCGCCGGCGACAGGCGGGACGAGGGTGACATGCAGGTAAAGCACATGGTCGGCGCCGACATCCAGTTTGAACTGGCGCGCCGCCTCCAAAAAGGGCAACCCTTCAATGTCGCCGACGGTCCCGCCGATTTCCACGATGGTCACATCGGCGTCCCACTCGTCAGCGACTTCGTGGATGCGGCGCTTGATTTCGTCGGTGATGTGCGGGATGACCTGCACCGTTTGCCCCAAGTATTCGCCCCGTCGCTCCTTTTCAATGACAGCGCCGTAAATTTGCCCCGTCGTTACATTGGACTTGTGCGTCAGGTTGATGTCCACATAGCGCTCGTAGTGTCCCAAGTCCAAGTCGGTTTCGGCGCCGTCGTCGGTGACGAAGACTTCGCCGTGTTGGTAGGGGTTCATCGTCCCTGCGTCCACATTGAGGTAAGGGTCAATCTTTTGCAGGGCGATTTTTAAGCCGCGCGCCTTGAGCAATCGCCCGAGGCTGGCAGCCGTAATGCCTTTGCCCAGCGACGAAACGACACCGCCCGTCACAAAGATGAACTTGCGCGCCACACATCGTCACCCCATTCAGCGATGGGATAGGTTTGGCGGGGGCAAGCGTTGACCGGCGGTGCCCGCCAACTTCGGAGGGCGCGTCTCCTGACGCGCCGATTGGCGGGGCAGGCGTTGACCGGTGGCGCCCGCCAACTATTGTAGGACAACAGCCGCAAGGACGCACGCTCACGCCCATGAAAAAATCACTGTCGGCATCGGACGGATTATCAACGCTACAATTTTCGGCGGGAAGGAGGGCGTGCCATGAAACTGGCGGTCATCACCGACGAAGTCTCGCAGGACTTGGAGGTCGTGTTGGCGCTGGCGCGCGCATTTGGGTTGGCGGCGATTGAACTGCGGTCGCTGTGGAACAAAGCCCCACACGAGTTGACCGCCGATGAAGTGCGCCGCATCAAGCAGCGCTGTGCCGACGAAGGGCTCACCGTCTGCTCTATCGCGTCGCCCGTGTTCAAGTGCGACTACGGTGACCCGCGACAGGAGCAAGCGCACATGGACATCTTGCGCCGATGCGTGGACATCGCGCACGAATTGGGGGCACCGTTGGTGCGCATTTTCACCTTTTGGCGCAAGCCGCCTTACCCCTCGTGGGACGCCATCGCAGAAAAGCTGCACGCCGCCGCCTGCGTGGTGGAAGGGACGGGATTGATACTGGGCGTAGAAAACGAGCCGACGACGATGGCGACCAACGCCCGCAAGGTCGTGGCAGTGTTGACCCGTCTCCAGCACCCGCAGGTGAAAGCCGTTTGGGACCCCGGCAACGATGTCTTTGACCCCGACCGCGAGGTGCCCTACCCTGACGGCTACGAGACGGTCAAGGCATGGATCGCCCACATCCACATCAAGGACGGCAAATGGAACGCTGCCGAAGAGCGGTTTGAGCCGACACCCATCGGGGACGGCGCAGTGGACTATCGCAACCAGTTGCGGGCGTTGGTGCAAAACGGTTACGATGGCTATTTGTCGCTGGAAACACATTGGCGCCCCGTGACTCAACTGCCCGAAGACTTAGTGCAGATGCCCAAAGGTGAGCAGTTCTCCTACATGGGCGATGTCGCCAGCCGCGAATGCTTGACAAGATTGAAGGCACTGCTGCGCGAGGTCGGGGCGCCCGTTGCGGCGTGACGGGATGGGTCGGGGGCACTCCCTTTGAGCGATGGAGGTGGTGCGGTTGGCGGCGGCAACCGGTTTGCCGATTGTGGATTGCAACACTTGGGTCGGGTTTTACCCGCGCCAAGCCATTGACCTGAGCCCGGCACTGTTGCGCCGCGTGATGCAGCGCTACGGTGTGGCGCGGGCGTTGTTCGTCCACACGACGGCGGTCTTTTACGACCCCAGCACGGGCAACGATTTAGCGGTGCAAACCGCCCACGAAAGCGGTGGGGTGTTGTTGCCCGTCGCCACGCTCAACCCGCTGTATTTTCGGGGCATGGTGGAGGAGGCGGAGCGGCGCCGCCAGCAGGGGTTTCGGCTGTTCCGCTTTTTCCCCCAATGGCAAGGTTGGCAACCGCGCATTGCTCCTTTCCGCGCCCTGACCGAATGGCTCAATGAGAAAGGTGTCCCCTTTCTGGTGGATTGCCCCGTCGTCGGCTGGGTCAGCGACTTGGCAGAGTTGGCGGACAAATTGAGCGTGCCCATCGTGTTGGTCGGCGTGCATGAGGGCAATCTGAGCGAGGCGCTGTGGGCCCTCAAAAGTTGCCCCAACCTGTATCTGGAAACGAGCCGTCTGACGCACCCTGACGGTTACGAAATGGTCGCCGCTGAGGTCGGAGCGGAACGGTTGGTCTTTGGCAGCGGCGCGCCCTTGCACTACTTCGCCAGCGCGCTGCTACCGCTGTTGCATTCTGCGCTCTCGGACGACGACAAGCGAAAAGTGTTAGTGGACAATTTGCGCCGCATCGTTCAAGCGTGAGGGGATGAAACGATGCCCATCGTGGACGCCTACGCCGAACTGGGCTGGTGGACGCTCTATCATCGCGACGGCGACGAAATAGAAGCGATCGCGCGTTACGCTGACCGTTACGGGATGACGACGGTGTGCATCGCCTCGGCGGAAGCGCTGCGGGGCGACTTACAGTTGGGCAACCGCAAAATCGCCGAACTGGTGCGTCAGCACCAACGGTTGAAGGGCTATGTCGTCGTCAACCCCAACCATCCCGAGGAATCGGCGGAAGACATGAAGCGCTACTTGGGGCAAGCGCACTTCGTCGGCATCGTCTTGCCGCCGCCCAGTTTGGCGTATGCCCTGTCATCGTGGCGCACGGTGGAATTGGTCAAGATGGCGCGGCGCTACGATGTGCCCTTCGTCGCCTTCGCTGAAACGGCAGAAGACGCGCAAGGCTTGGTCGCCCTGACGAAAGCCTTCGCAGGCGTTCGGTTCGTCATGGTGCCCTTGCAAGGCTGCGATTGGTGGGCGGCATTGAAAATCGTGGCAGAGGTCGCTAACATTGCTGTGGTCGTGTCCGGACTGCTCACGGAGCGCGGCATCGCCGAACAAGCCATCGCGTTGTTGGGCGAACGGCGCGTGTTGTTCGGCAGTGGCATGACCCGCTTCCATCCCGCTTGCGGACTCGGTATCGTTTACGAAGCCGAATTGACCGAACGCCAGCGTGCGATGGTGCTGGAAACCAACGCCCGCCAATGGCTGCTGGGGGTGTGACGGGCGCCCAGCGCAAGGGGATGATGGCGATGATGGAAAACCAAGTCTCGTTGGACGAACTGTTGGCGAAAGCCGATGCCTTGCGTTACGACGGACATTACGACGAGGCGGAGCAACTTTACCTGCAGATTTTGCAACAGCAACCCGACAACGCCGCCGCCCACTGCGGTTTGGGTTTGGTCTATTGCTTTCACGGCGGGCGCTTTGATGAAAGCGTGGAAGAGTTGCGCAAGGCGGTCGAGTTGGCTCCCGCCAATATCTCCTATCGCCTGCATCTCGCCAAGACGCTGACGATGCTGGGCATGTATGAAGAAGCCAAAGCAGAGTTTGAGAAGGTGCTGGAAATTGACCCTGAAAACGAGGAAGCCACCAAACAACTGGCTTATTTCGCCGAATGGGGCATCTAGGCAACGAGGGCGCCGCTGTGCCCCAAGGCGCTGCCGTTGCGGCACCACTGTAACCGCTGCTGTTCCAACGAGGTGACGAAGATGCGCGGGCGATGGGGTGTTGTCTTCGCCGTTTTGCTGGCGTTGCTGTCGCGCGTCGTCGGCGATTTGGCGTCTTACAAGACCGTCGCCACAACCGCTATCACAGCCGCAGAGTTGCGCGAGCATGTGCGTTATCTGGCATCGGACGAACTGCAAGGGCGCGGCGGGGGCACCGAGGGGGCGCGCAAAGCCCGCGAATACATTGCCGCACTGTTCGCTCAGTGGGGCTTGAAACCGATGGGCGAAGACGGCACCTACTTCCAACGCTTTACCTTCACAGGACGCTTACGGCTGGGCGATGGCAATGCCCTGACCCTGACGCTCCCCGATGGGACAACGAAAACCTTCGCGCCCGAAAAGGAGTTTCTGCCTTTGGCGCTGTCTGCGAACGGGGAATCTGAAGGCGAACTGGTGTTCGTCGGCTACGGCATCAGCGCGCCTGACAAAGGTTACGACGACTATGCGGGCGTGGATGTGCGAGGCAAAATCGTGTTGGCGCTGCGAGGTATGCCCGCCAACGACACCGCGTTGCTGCAAGAGGCGATGTTCCCCACCAAGTTGCGGGTCGCCCGCGAGAAAGGGGCGCACGCCATCGTCTTGGTCGCAGGTCCGCACAGCCCTTTTGACGACGCACCCGTGCCGTTTTGGAACGAACCGATCACAGCGGACGCGGGCATTCTCGCCGTTACGGTCAAACGCACCTTTGCCGAGACGCTGCTGCCGTTGGCAGAGGTGCAAAAGCAAATTGACGAAACCCGCAAACCCCGCTCGTTCGCTATCCCCAACGCCAAAGTGCGGCTGCAGGTCCACTTGGTGCGCGAGCGGTTAGAAGACGCCAATGTGTTGGGTTTAGTGGAGGGACACAACCCACAACGCAAAAATGAAGTGGTCGTCGTCGGCGCGCATTACGACCATTTGGGCGTCGGTGCGGACGAAAACGGGCAGCAGCGCATCTTTTACGGCGCCGACGATAACGCGTCAGGCACGGCAGGGCTGCTGGAACTGGCGCAATATTTCGCCGCTCACCGCCACCGGCTGCAACGCAGCGTGCTGTTTATCGCCTTCGGCGCAGAAGAGCGCGGCTTGATTGGTTCGCTGCATTTTGTCAGCCATCCGACCGTCCCGTTGGAGCGCATCGTGGCGATGGTCAACTTGGACATGATTGGGCGGTTGCGCGACAACACGCTTTATTTGCTGGGACGCGACAGTTCGCCTGTTTGGGCGAAGTTGGTGGAAGAGGTCAATAACGCTTTCGGTTTCACCCTGCGCGATTCGCCCGGCATCTTTGGCGCCAGTGACCACTTCGCCTTTTACAACCGCGGCGTTCCTGTGCTGTTCTTTTTCACGGGCATGCACGAAAACTATCACCGTCCCAGCGACCGATGGGACACGCTCAACTACGAGGGCATGGAGCGGCTGCTGAAGATGGTATCTGTCCTCGTTGAGCGCATCGCCGGCTTGCCCGAACGCCCGCCCTTCCAACGCTCAACGGGATCGGAGCAACCGCTCATCGCGGGCGCCCGCGTTAGCACGGGCGTCGTGCCTGATTACGGATGGGAGGGTGGAGGCGTCAAGTTGTTGAGCGTTCGCCCCAACAGCCCAGCGGAAAGGGCAGGGTTGAAGGCGGGTGACATCATCGTAGAAGTGGTGGGCAAAAAAGTTCGCAACATCTACGACTACACCGCCATTTTAGCGGAGTTGGAGCCGCACAAGCCTGTCCCCTTTGTCGTCCTGCGGGACGGGCGACGGGTGACGCTGACGGTGACGCCCGAACCGGCGCAGCGCCGACCTAATCAGTAGGGGCGCAACCGGTTGCGCCTTTGACGGTCGGCGTTTAACTCAATTTCGGCAAAAGGAGGCGGACGAAGATGGCGCGCTTGGTGCGACATGACCGCAACCGCCCCTACACCATTCAGGTGGAGGGCAAGACGATCGCTATCTGTGCCTGCGGCTTGTCCCACAACAAGCCCTATTGCGACGGCACGCACCGCACGACCTGGGATGAAGATGCCGACACCCTTTACGCCTACGACACTGACCGCAACAGGGTGCGGGTGCAATTGACGGACGAACAGGGCAACCCCGTCGCTGTCCCGTCCGAGTATCCGCCCGTTGAGTAACCCGAGCGCGTCGGCAGACAGCCCTTTTTCAAGGGCAGCGCAGCGGTCGGATCGCAAACCGGTCGCGCCCCTGCGGCTGAACTGAGGTGACCCATGGATGGCGACGAAGTTTAAAGCCCCGCGCGGGACAAAGGACATTTTGCCTGACGAGATCGCCGCGTGGCGGTTCGTGGAAGAGACTTTTCGGGCACTGTGCGCCTGTTACGGTTACCGCGAAATCCGCACGCCGACTTTTGAGGACATCGGCTTGTTTGAGCGGACGGCAGGGGTAACTTCGGACATCGTGCAAAAACAGATGTTCGCCGTCTTGCCCTACGGGGTGCGCCATCCCGCCAGCGCAGACGAGCGGTGGGTGTTGCGCCCTGAAGGGACAGCGCCCGTCGCCCGCGCCGTCTTAGAGCACGGCTTGCTGCAGCAAACGCCGCTGGTCAAGGTGTTCTACATCGCACCGATTTTCCGCTACGAGCGCCCGCAAGCGGGACGGTTGCGCCAGCACCATCAATGCGGCGTGGAAGCCATCGGTTCGTCCGACCCTGCGTTGGATGCGGAAGTCATCGCGTTGGGCACCGCCTTCCTCACGCAAGTCGGCGCTGACAGGTTCACCGTCCAGCTGAACTCCATCGGCTGCCTCAACCCCGACTGCCGTCCGCGTTACCGCGAAGCACTTTTCGCCTTTTTACGCGACCATGAAAGTGCCCTGTGCACCGATTGCCAGCGGCGGATGACGCAAAATCCGCTGCGGGTTTTGGACTGCAAAGAGGAGCGATGTCAAGCCATCGTCGCCCAAGCGCCCGTCACATTGGACTACCTTTGCGCCGACTGTCGCACCCACTTTGACCAAGTGCGCCGCTGGCTGGATAAACTGGGCATCGCTTACGCCC harbors:
- the hisS gene encoding Histidine--tRNA ligase, translated to MATKFKAPRGTKDILPDEIAAWRFVEETFRALCACYGYREIRTPTFEDIGLFERTAGVTSDIVQKQMFAVLPYGVRHPASADERWVLRPEGTAPVARAVLEHGLLQQTPLVKVFYIAPIFRYERPQAGRLRQHHQCGVEAIGSSDPALDAEVIALGTAFLTQVGADRFTVQLNSIGCLNPDCRPRYREALFAFLRDHESALCTDCQRRMTQNPLRVLDCKEERCQAIVAQAPVTLDYLCADCRTHFDQVRRWLDKLGIAYALNGRLVRGLDYYTRTVFEFVHPDLGAQSTVLAGGRYDGLIAALGGEPTPGVGFGCGVERTLLARYANGRTLPSEPVIDAFVAVAAPEARGTAIALLFALRQAGVRADTDFLGRSLKAQMRFADKLGARFVLIVGDEEVRENTVTVRDMRQSEQWREPLPQVVDRIKWALQGQR
- a CDS encoding D-tagatose 3-epimerase: MKLAVITDEVSQDLEVVLALARAFGLAAIELRSLWNKAPHELTADEVRRIKQRCADEGLTVCSIASPVFKCDYGDPRQEQAHMDILRRCVDIAHELGAPLVRIFTFWRKPPYPSWDAIAEKLHAAACVVEGTGLILGVENEPTTMATNARKVVAVLTRLQHPQVKAVWDPGNDVFDPDREVPYPDGYETVKAWIAHIHIKDGKWNAAEERFEPTPIGDGAVDYRNQLRALVQNGYDGYLSLETHWRPVTQLPEDLVQMPKGEQFSYMGDVASRECLTRLKALLREVGAPVAA
- the ywaD_2 gene encoding Aminopeptidase YwaD — its product is MRGRWGVVFAVLLALLSRVVGDLASYKTVATTAITAAELREHVRYLASDELQGRGGGTEGARKAREYIAALFAQWGLKPMGEDGTYFQRFTFTGRLRLGDGNALTLTLPDGTTKTFAPEKEFLPLALSANGESEGELVFVGYGISAPDKGYDDYAGVDVRGKIVLALRGMPANDTALLQEAMFPTKLRVAREKGAHAIVLVAGPHSPFDDAPVPFWNEPITADAGILAVTVKRTFAETLLPLAEVQKQIDETRKPRSFAIPNAKVRLQVHLVRERLEDANVLGLVEGHNPQRKNEVVVVGAHYDHLGVGADENGQQRIFYGADDNASGTAGLLELAQYFAAHRHRLQRSVLFIAFGAEERGLIGSLHFVSHPTVPLERIVAMVNLDMIGRLRDNTLYLLGRDSSPVWAKLVEEVNNAFGFTLRDSPGIFGASDHFAFYNRGVPVLFFFTGMHENYHRPSDRWDTLNYEGMERLLKMVSVLVERIAGLPERPPFQRSTGSEQPLIAGARVSTGVVPDYGWEGGGVKLLSVRPNSPAERAGLKAGDIIVEVVGKKVRNIYDYTAILAELEPHKPVPFVVLRDGRRVTLTVTPEPAQRRPNQ
- the pyrG gene encoding CTP synthase — protein: MARKFIFVTGGVVSSLGKGITAASLGRLLKARGLKIALQKIDPYLNVDAGTMNPYQHGEVFVTDDGAETDLDLGHYERYVDINLTHKSNVTTGQIYGAVIEKERRGEYLGQTVQVIPHITDEIKRRIHEVADEWDADVTIVEIGGTVGDIEGLPFLEAARQFKLDVGADHVLYLHVTLVPPVAGGELKTKPTQHSVRELRSIGIQPDALVCRCPSPLTDEMRRKIALFCDTPSDAVFEAVDTDFVYELPLVLEGQGLGKWLMQRLGLTDGEPDLRDWHELVWRGRHPTATVTVAMVGKYVQLRDAYLSVAEALKHGGFAHQVQVHIRWVDAEQLTDETATQWLNGVDGIVVPGGFGYRGITGKIAAIRYARENGVPFLGLCLGLQCAVIEFTRHVCGLTDANSAEFDETTRHPVIALMDDQRRVGQKGGTMRLGAYPCFLKPDTKVAEIYGTHLVYERHRHRYEVNPRYHEVLERHGLVLSGISPDGKLVEAIELPDHPFFVATQFHPEFKSRPNRPHPLFAAFIGAALRQRAAVAAHR